The following proteins are co-located in the Pan troglodytes isolate AG18354 chromosome 5, NHGRI_mPanTro3-v2.0_pri, whole genome shotgun sequence genome:
- the LOC134810225 gene encoding uncharacterized protein LOC134810225, whose translation MELSRQHLAEKQSLSTFLPRCSQMALRSVGDQRGRRPGLLLLSPITALRGWEFTPAGGAGGPRCGGLCWLRHHLQSQELRRSFRTRLCTGAQNVSSHSHLRKQKCVQQFYSEGLGEGLTDVTEVTSLLPSLTVPSVADTQCWVSPPTARRYKLPAGFHQRRLLTDRCSHCQGQRCCSSASCPILSLCLPRLWCSQLNLTGSFPGSS comes from the exons ATGGAGCTGAGCCGTCAACACCTGGCTGAGAAGCAGAGCCTCTCCACCTTCCTCCCCCGCTGCTCACAAATGGCCCTGAGGAGTGTCGGAGATCAAAGGGGCCGGCGCCCTGGCCTTCTGCTGCTCAGCCCCATAACTGCCCTCAGAGGATGGGAATTCACACCTGCTGGTGGTGCAGGGGGCCCGAGGTGTGGAGGACTGTGTTGGCTGCGGCATCATCTGCAAAG CCAAGAACTGAGACGCAGTTTCAGGACCAGACTCTGCACTGGGGCCCAGAATGTCAGCTCCCACAGCCACTTAAGGAAACAGAAGTGTGTGCAACAATTTTACTCTGAAG GCCTTGGAGAAGGATTAACAGATGTCACTGAAGTCacatccctccttccctcactGACAGTTCCCTCGGTCGCTGACACTCAGTGCTGGGTGTCTCCTCCCACTGCCAGGAGGTACAAGCTGCCTGCAGGCTTCCACCAGAGGCGGCTGCTGACAGACAGATGCTCACACTGCCAAGGACAGAGATGCTGCTCCTCTGCCAGCTGCCCCATCTTGTCTCTCTGCCTGCCCAGGCTCTGGTGCTCACAGTTGAACTTGACAGGTTCTTTTCCAGGCTCCTCATAA